A stretch of the Sphingobacterium thalpophilum genome encodes the following:
- a CDS encoding HD domain-containing protein — translation MNKNKIINDPVYGFVSIPAGLVFDLIQHPYFQRLRYIKQVSMTHLVYPGALHTRFQHAIGAMHLMSMAIETLRSKGIMISEEEGEAVLAAILLHDIGHGPFSHSLEHSLITGVSHELLSSLLMDRINQDLGGRLSLAINIFNNHYPRKFLHQLVSSQLDVDRMDYLNRDSFFTGVSEGVISFDRIIKMLHVVNDEIVVEYKGLYSVEKFLIARRLMYWQVYLHKTVIGAEQLLIKILQRAKDLTAAGAALYSTPAFHWFLSQQIDRTNFLDDPLHLDWFTRLDDTDIMSAIKTWEKHDDKILSRMCQRIMKRDLYRSIMSNKPFSAADMELVERRVGQALDVNDADIHYYVFTQEIQNRAYNPSKDPIRILLKSGALVDITEASDLGNLEALSKNVSKYALCYPKEVGYIAIPSVG, via the coding sequence TTGAATAAGAACAAAATCATCAATGATCCTGTATATGGGTTTGTCTCAATCCCTGCGGGTCTGGTCTTTGATCTGATACAGCACCCCTATTTTCAGCGGTTGCGCTATATCAAACAGGTGAGCATGACCCATCTTGTCTACCCGGGTGCTTTGCATACGCGATTTCAGCATGCGATAGGGGCCATGCATCTGATGTCCATGGCCATAGAAACCTTACGGAGCAAGGGGATCATGATTTCGGAAGAGGAGGGCGAAGCGGTACTGGCTGCTATTTTGCTGCATGATATTGGCCATGGCCCTTTTTCGCATTCACTTGAGCATAGCTTGATTACAGGCGTTTCCCATGAATTGCTATCCTCCCTGCTGATGGATCGTATCAATCAGGATCTGGGCGGTAGATTGAGTTTAGCAATCAATATTTTTAATAATCACTACCCGAGAAAATTTCTGCATCAGCTGGTGTCCAGTCAGCTGGATGTCGACCGTATGGATTATTTAAACCGGGACAGCTTTTTTACCGGTGTTTCCGAAGGGGTCATTTCCTTTGACCGTATTATCAAGATGCTGCACGTGGTCAACGATGAAATCGTTGTTGAATATAAAGGTCTCTATTCCGTGGAGAAGTTTCTTATCGCGCGGCGGCTGATGTATTGGCAGGTCTATTTGCATAAGACCGTTATCGGTGCAGAGCAATTGCTGATAAAAATATTGCAGCGGGCGAAGGACCTGACCGCTGCGGGGGCGGCGCTATACTCGACGCCAGCATTTCACTGGTTTCTGAGCCAGCAGATTGACCGAACAAATTTTTTGGATGACCCGTTGCATTTGGACTGGTTTACTCGTTTGGATGATACAGACATTATGTCGGCGATAAAAACCTGGGAAAAACATGATGATAAAATTTTAAGTCGTATGTGCCAGCGGATTATGAAGCGGGATTTGTATCGGTCAATAATGAGCAATAAACCTTTTTCAGCAGCGGATATGGAGCTTGTGGAAAGGCGAGTTGGCCAGGCGCTGGATGTGAATGACGCGGATATTCATTATTATGTGTTCACACAGGAAATTCAGAATCGGGCGTATAATCCATCAAAGGATCCGATCAGGATCCTGTTGAAGTCGGGTGCACTTGTTGACATTACGGAGGCATCGGATCTCGGGAATTTAGAAGCATTGTCAAAAAACGTGTCTAAATACGCGTTATGTTATCCAAAAGAGGTAGGATATATAGCAATTCCTTCGGTTGGGTAG
- the efp gene encoding elongation factor P — protein sequence MAKASEVKAGNILRFNGELVSVEEYIHRTPGNLRAFYQARMRNVKTGKLVEYRFRVDESVEIARVETNDYQYLYEDGEFFVVMDNDSYEQFNIPKFLFGDSARFLKEGMNVIVAFESDEPIMAEAPKSVELEITYTEPAVKGDTSTNALKKATVETGVEIMVPLFINQGEKVRVDTQTGNYIERVK from the coding sequence ATGGCCAAGGCATCAGAGGTAAAAGCAGGAAATATTTTAAGATTTAATGGGGAACTAGTCTCCGTAGAGGAATATATACATCGTACACCTGGAAATCTACGTGCATTTTATCAGGCGAGAATGCGTAATGTGAAGACTGGAAAATTAGTTGAATATCGTTTTCGTGTGGATGAGAGTGTAGAGATTGCACGGGTCGAAACCAATGATTATCAGTATTTGTACGAAGATGGAGAGTTTTTTGTTGTCATGGATAACGATAGCTATGAGCAATTTAACATTCCTAAATTTTTGTTCGGTGATTCAGCGCGCTTTTTAAAAGAAGGCATGAATGTGATCGTTGCCTTTGAAAGTGACGAGCCTATTATGGCAGAGGCTCCCAAAAGTGTTGAGCTGGAGATTACCTACACTGAACCAGCGGTCAAGGGCGATACCTCAACAAATGCGTTAAAAAAAGCTACAGTAGAAACTGGGGTAGAGATTATGGTGCCTTTATTTATCAATCAAGGAGAAAAAGTAAGAGTAGATACGCAAACCGGTAATTATATCGAGCGCGTAAAATAA
- the lpxD gene encoding UDP-3-O-(3-hydroxymyristoyl)glucosamine N-acyltransferase: protein MQFTAQQIGTLLEGRIEGNPEVTVGNLAKIEEGKKGDLSFLSNPKYEHFIYTTDASIVIVNEDLQLAQQTKPTLTIIRVKNAYAAFSTILNMYNEFRLDKSGREEPCYIHAEAKIGSGGYIGAFAYIGKGAQIGDNVKIYPQVFIGDKVTIGDNTTLYPGVKIYHDCKVGKNVVIHSGVVIGSDGFGFAPQEDGTYKKVPQIGYVQVEDNVEIGANTVIDRATMGATIVREGVKLDNLIQIAHNVDIGKNTVIAAQTGISGSSKIGEHVVLGGQVGVVGHITVAKGSQIQAQSGVNRSIKEEGKKWGGTPVMPYQPQLRSNVIFARLPELEKRIQELEKLLETKVK from the coding sequence ATGCAATTTACTGCTCAACAAATAGGAACATTATTAGAAGGAAGGATTGAGGGGAATCCAGAAGTTACAGTGGGTAACCTTGCCAAAATTGAGGAAGGTAAAAAAGGTGATCTTTCCTTTTTGTCAAATCCGAAATATGAGCATTTTATATATACTACGGATGCTTCTATCGTCATTGTGAATGAAGATTTGCAATTGGCTCAGCAGACCAAACCTACATTGACGATCATTCGGGTGAAGAACGCCTACGCAGCCTTCTCCACGATATTGAATATGTATAACGAATTTCGTCTGGATAAGAGCGGGCGTGAGGAACCGTGTTACATTCATGCGGAAGCCAAGATTGGCAGCGGCGGCTATATCGGTGCATTTGCCTATATTGGAAAAGGTGCCCAAATCGGCGATAATGTCAAGATTTACCCTCAGGTTTTTATCGGGGATAAAGTCACGATTGGCGACAATACCACGCTTTATCCCGGAGTAAAGATCTATCACGATTGCAAGGTCGGTAAGAACGTCGTCATTCATTCCGGCGTTGTTATTGGGTCGGATGGTTTTGGATTTGCTCCCCAGGAAGATGGCACCTATAAAAAGGTACCACAGATCGGTTATGTTCAGGTGGAGGATAATGTGGAGATTGGAGCGAATACGGTCATTGACCGGGCAACCATGGGTGCGACGATTGTGCGCGAGGGCGTTAAATTGGATAATCTCATCCAGATAGCCCATAATGTGGATATTGGAAAAAACACGGTTATTGCTGCACAGACCGGGATTTCGGGCAGTTCGAAAATTGGAGAACATGTCGTCTTGGGTGGACAGGTGGGGGTTGTTGGGCATATTACCGTTGCTAAGGGTTCCCAAATACAGGCACAATCAGGTGTGAACAGGTCGATTAAAGAAGAGGGTAAAAAATGGGGCGGAACACCGGTCATGCCATATCAACCTCAATTGCGCTCAAACGTCATATTTGCACGCCTACCGGAGTTGGAAAAGCGGATCCAGGAGTTGGAGAAGCTGTTAGAAACAAAAGTAAAATAA
- a CDS encoding ABC transporter ATP-binding protein translates to MAHSSSCQYIPSDTHVPGLAAIHAQQLSFSFHENNEQLAVEDASFAIEEGKITAIIGESGSGKSTLLRLIYGLLEPSNGTVRYKGWQVPTRKDKLIPGHDAMKLVSQGFDDLNTYANVWDNVASQLPNTDIKRKEDKTAEILSRLRIAHLAKKRVADISGGEKQRVAICRALINEPEVLLMDEPFNQVDASFRDTLQQDIKSIVRETGLTIILVSHDPTEVLALADDLIVMKSGKILDQNDPHRLYTRPSHPYTAQLLAKSNILSAEKAVHLGIAGDKTIAIHQEWISISPAEHSPFFVKEVKFRGFYYEIVVTNNLLDLHCISTSQLVPEKKQAVDLTISDWIAF, encoded by the coding sequence ATGGCTCATTCATCCTCCTGTCAGTATATTCCTTCAGACACCCATGTACCGGGACTGGCTGCAATCCACGCGCAGCAGTTAAGCTTTTCGTTCCACGAAAATAACGAACAGCTGGCCGTGGAAGACGCTTCCTTTGCGATTGAAGAAGGAAAGATAACAGCTATAATTGGGGAATCGGGCAGTGGAAAAAGCACATTGCTCCGATTGATATATGGCCTATTGGAGCCCTCAAACGGAACTGTCCGCTATAAAGGCTGGCAGGTCCCGACCCGCAAAGACAAATTAATCCCTGGACACGATGCCATGAAGCTCGTCTCACAGGGCTTTGACGACCTTAATACCTATGCGAACGTATGGGACAATGTGGCTTCACAGTTACCAAACACCGACATTAAGCGTAAAGAGGATAAGACCGCCGAAATATTGAGCAGGCTGCGGATAGCCCACTTGGCGAAAAAAAGGGTAGCTGATATCAGCGGTGGTGAAAAACAGCGCGTCGCCATCTGCCGAGCTCTCATCAATGAACCGGAGGTGCTGCTAATGGACGAGCCTTTCAATCAGGTCGACGCCTCATTCCGCGACACCCTGCAGCAGGACATCAAATCTATTGTCAGAGAGACAGGCCTTACCATCATCTTAGTATCACATGACCCTACCGAAGTACTTGCATTGGCAGACGATCTTATTGTCATGAAGTCGGGAAAGATCCTGGATCAGAATGACCCCCACCGCCTGTATACCAGACCCTCCCACCCTTACACGGCTCAGCTATTAGCAAAAAGCAACATCTTATCCGCCGAAAAAGCTGTACATTTGGGCATAGCAGGAGATAAAACCATCGCTATACATCAGGAATGGATCTCCATCAGCCCTGCAGAACACTCACCCTTCTTTGTCAAAGAGGTTAAATTCCGGGGCTTCTATTACGAGATCGTTGTCACTAACAACCTGCTTGACCTGCATTGCATCAGCACCTCACAGCTTGTTCCTGAGAAAAAACAAGCTGTAGATCTGACAATTTCAGACTGGATTGCTTTCTAA
- a CDS encoding ABC transporter ATP-binding protein, whose translation MEITLKDIGRRYNNEWIFRHINYRFESGKSYAILGHNGSGKSTLLKVLSGSLTPSAGELVYTQGDRVVGADQVYQWLAIAAPYMDLIEEFSLHELLDFHFKFKGYLTGFDKNRVVELLGLENALDKEIKFFSSGMRQRVKLVLACCSASDLVLLDEPTSNLDRAGEEWYLSLIDLTRRQSRLFIICSNQEKEYRFCDETISITEFKK comes from the coding sequence TTGGAAATAACACTGAAAGATATCGGCCGAAGGTATAATAATGAATGGATTTTCCGGCATATCAATTATCGTTTTGAGTCTGGTAAAAGTTATGCTATCCTTGGACACAACGGTTCGGGTAAATCAACGCTACTAAAAGTGCTATCGGGAAGTTTAACGCCGTCGGCGGGCGAACTGGTTTATACGCAGGGAGATCGAGTAGTTGGTGCTGATCAGGTGTATCAGTGGCTCGCTATCGCAGCACCTTACATGGATCTGATAGAGGAGTTTAGTTTGCATGAATTACTTGACTTTCATTTTAAATTTAAGGGCTATCTGACAGGCTTTGACAAGAACCGTGTGGTGGAGCTGCTGGGGCTGGAAAATGCTTTGGATAAAGAGATCAAATTTTTTTCATCGGGCATGCGTCAGCGGGTAAAGTTGGTTTTAGCCTGTTGTTCGGCTTCGGATCTGGTATTGCTGGATGAGCCAACGAGCAATTTGGACCGTGCAGGAGAAGAATGGTATCTCAGCCTAATTGATTTGACAAGGCGCCAATCCAGATTATTTATTATTTGTTCAAACCAAGAGAAAGAATACAGATTTTGTGACGAAACTATTTCAATTACGGAGTTCAAAAAGTAA
- the porX gene encoding T9SS response regulator signal transducer PorX gives MQKTHILWADDEIDFLKPHILFLESKGYKVDTVNNGNDAVEAFKNGFFHLVFLDENMPGLTGLETLAILKSVNPTVPIVLVTKNEEEHVMEDAIGSKIDDYLIKPVNPKQILMTIKKLTENKRIVNEKTSMAYQQDFRNLGMILNDNLDFKQWSEVYKKLVYWELSLEKLEDSNMHEILTMQKSEANMQFSKFIENNYINWINRPEIAPILSHQLFKKKVFPALDEEKSTFFILIDNLRYDQWKIINEVITDYFRLEEETNYFSILPTATQYARNAIFSGLTPLEMEKRFPKMWQNDEDEGGKNLYEDKFLEDQIKRLYRKPIKHSYTKVLTLEQGKDVLDNLGNLLHNQLNVLVYNFVDMLSHARTDSSMIRELANDEGAYRSLTLSWFEHSPLLEVLKWLSQKKVRVIVTTDHGTIRVKKPSKIVGDRNTNTNLRYKQGKNLNYIEKDVFAIKNPHEAQLPKLHVSSTYAFAKEDFYFVYPNNYNQFVNYFNGTFQHGGISLEEMIIPFATYLPK, from the coding sequence ATGCAAAAAACACATATTCTCTGGGCCGATGATGAAATTGATTTTCTAAAACCACATATATTGTTTTTAGAAAGTAAGGGGTATAAAGTTGACACGGTCAACAATGGAAATGATGCTGTTGAAGCCTTTAAAAATGGTTTTTTTCACTTAGTATTTCTGGACGAAAACATGCCCGGGCTGACAGGGCTCGAAACGCTCGCAATTCTCAAATCCGTCAATCCAACTGTTCCTATCGTGCTCGTGACAAAGAATGAAGAAGAACACGTCATGGAAGACGCCATCGGTTCCAAAATAGACGATTATCTCATAAAACCTGTAAATCCCAAACAGATTTTGATGACGATAAAAAAACTTACTGAAAACAAACGTATTGTCAACGAGAAGACATCCATGGCCTATCAGCAGGATTTTCGTAATCTCGGCATGATCCTAAATGACAATCTGGACTTTAAACAGTGGTCAGAAGTGTATAAAAAGTTAGTATATTGGGAACTATCGCTCGAGAAACTCGAAGATAGCAATATGCACGAAATATTGACCATGCAAAAGTCGGAAGCCAATATGCAGTTTTCCAAATTTATCGAAAACAATTATATCAATTGGATCAACCGTCCTGAAATTGCCCCGATATTATCCCACCAGCTATTTAAAAAAAAGGTATTTCCAGCACTTGATGAGGAAAAGTCCACATTTTTCATCTTGATTGACAACTTACGGTACGATCAATGGAAAATCATCAATGAAGTCATCACCGATTATTTTAGACTGGAAGAAGAAACCAACTATTTCAGTATCCTTCCCACAGCGACGCAGTACGCCAGAAACGCTATTTTCAGCGGATTGACACCACTCGAAATGGAAAAACGCTTCCCAAAAATGTGGCAGAACGATGAAGACGAAGGCGGCAAAAATCTATACGAAGATAAATTTTTGGAGGATCAGATAAAAAGACTTTACCGTAAGCCTATCAAACACTCTTATACAAAAGTCCTGACGCTGGAACAAGGCAAGGACGTCTTAGACAACTTAGGCAACCTGCTGCACAATCAGCTCAATGTACTGGTTTACAACTTTGTCGACATGCTGTCCCATGCGCGGACGGATAGTTCAATGATCCGCGAGCTGGCAAATGACGAAGGCGCTTACCGATCTCTTACCCTATCCTGGTTTGAACATTCCCCGTTGCTCGAAGTCCTAAAATGGTTGTCACAAAAAAAAGTTCGTGTTATTGTGACTACCGACCACGGTACAATACGAGTAAAAAAACCGAGTAAAATAGTTGGTGACCGAAATACCAATACAAATCTGAGGTATAAGCAAGGAAAAAACCTGAATTATATCGAAAAGGATGTCTTTGCCATCAAGAACCCACATGAGGCACAGCTGCCCAAGCTGCATGTCAGTTCTACGTATGCCTTCGCTAAAGAGGATTTCTATTTCGTCTATCCGAATAATTACAATCAATTTGTCAATTATTTCAATGGAACATTTCAGCACGGTGGCATATCTTTGGAAGAAATGATCATCCCCTTTGCGACATACTTACCGAAATAG
- the lpxA gene encoding acyl-ACP--UDP-N-acetylglucosamine O-acyltransferase: MIQPLAYIHPEAKIAKNVVIEPFVTIYKDVVIGEGTWIGSNVTIMDGARIGKNCKIYPGAVISGEPQDLKFDGEVTTAEIGDNTTIRECVTINRGTKDKYRTVIGKNCLIQAYSHVAHDCEVGDNCVFSNNSTLAGHITVGDYVVLAGMVAVHQFVKIGSHAFVTGGSLVRKDIPPFVKAAREPISYAGINSVGLRRRGFSEEQIAEIQNIYRILFVQNRNLAKAMEIIEAEYQATEIRDEILDFIRNSGRGIMKGFNNRAM; encoded by the coding sequence ATGATACAGCCATTAGCTTATATTCATCCTGAAGCAAAAATTGCTAAAAATGTGGTCATAGAGCCCTTTGTTACCATATACAAGGACGTTGTCATTGGCGAAGGTACGTGGATCGGCTCCAACGTGACCATTATGGATGGAGCTCGAATTGGAAAAAACTGTAAAATATATCCAGGTGCTGTAATTTCGGGAGAACCTCAAGATTTAAAATTTGACGGGGAAGTCACGACAGCGGAAATTGGTGATAATACAACCATTCGTGAATGTGTAACCATTAATCGTGGTACAAAAGATAAATATAGGACGGTCATCGGCAAAAACTGTCTGATTCAGGCATATAGCCATGTTGCACACGATTGTGAAGTGGGCGATAACTGTGTTTTTTCCAACAATAGCACCCTAGCAGGACATATCACTGTCGGTGATTATGTAGTTTTGGCAGGGATGGTAGCGGTACACCAATTTGTGAAAATTGGTTCGCATGCTTTTGTCACTGGTGGATCATTGGTACGTAAAGATATCCCACCCTTTGTGAAGGCAGCCCGTGAACCTATTTCTTATGCGGGGATTAATTCTGTAGGACTTAGACGGAGAGGTTTTTCGGAGGAGCAGATTGCCGAAATCCAAAATATTTATCGTATCCTATTTGTTCAGAACCGCAACCTGGCAAAGGCCATGGAAATCATTGAAGCGGAGTATCAGGCTACAGAAATTCGTGACGAGATTCTGGATTTCATCCGGAATTCGGGACGCGGTATCATGAAAGGATTCAACAACCGGGCAATGTAA
- a CDS encoding bifunctional UDP-3-O-[3-hydroxymyristoyl] N-acetylglucosamine deacetylase/3-hydroxyacyl-ACP dehydratase: MNVKQRTIKNEVEISGVGLHTGKIVSMTIKPAPENHWFKFRRVDLEGQPEILVDADNVTDTSRGTTISQNGASVSTIEHLMASLIGLQIDNVLIDIDGPEIPILDGSAAIFVKLLEEAGFEEQEADRDYYEISNNIHYAEPDRKVEILGMPMDGYRLTCMIDFNSPVLGSQHAAITSIEDFKSEIASSRTFCFLHELEMLVDHGLIKGGDLSNAIVIVDKETSPEELQKLAHLFHKETVAVAKEGILNNNQLRHQNEPARHKLLDMVGDLALVGRPLKGHIMAARPGHAANVAFAKKIKEQIKKDKTRKRVKVYDPNMPALYDTVEIMKILPHRQPMLMVDKILELTETHVVGLKNVTMNEDLFMGHFPGAPLFPGVLQVEAMAQTGGILVLKTVPDPENWLTLFLKIENARFKAQVTPGDSVIFRCDLMEPIRRGIAKMKGVAMVGEKIVCEAELMAQIVRVNNN, encoded by the coding sequence ATGAATGTAAAACAGAGAACCATCAAAAACGAGGTCGAAATTTCGGGGGTAGGTCTTCATACAGGGAAAATAGTATCGATGACCATCAAACCAGCTCCGGAAAATCACTGGTTTAAGTTCCGGCGTGTGGATTTAGAAGGACAGCCTGAAATATTGGTTGATGCGGATAATGTCACCGATACTTCCAGAGGAACCACTATTTCTCAAAACGGCGCGAGTGTCAGTACAATAGAGCATTTAATGGCTTCCTTGATCGGTCTGCAGATCGACAATGTACTGATCGATATTGATGGTCCTGAAATTCCTATATTAGATGGCAGTGCGGCAATTTTTGTTAAATTGCTGGAGGAGGCTGGATTTGAAGAACAGGAGGCCGATAGAGATTATTATGAAATTTCGAATAATATCCATTATGCCGAGCCAGATCGTAAAGTAGAGATTCTGGGTATGCCTATGGACGGTTACCGTCTGACCTGTATGATCGACTTTAATTCACCTGTGCTGGGCAGCCAGCATGCAGCCATTACTTCTATTGAAGATTTCAAGTCAGAGATTGCTTCTTCACGCACGTTCTGTTTTCTGCACGAGTTGGAAATGTTGGTCGACCACGGGCTGATTAAGGGTGGCGACCTAAGCAATGCCATTGTGATTGTCGATAAAGAAACCTCACCCGAAGAGCTTCAGAAACTTGCTCATCTTTTCCATAAAGAGACTGTTGCTGTCGCAAAAGAGGGAATATTAAACAATAATCAACTACGTCACCAGAATGAACCGGCCCGACACAAACTGTTGGATATGGTCGGGGACTTAGCATTGGTTGGAAGGCCGCTGAAAGGGCACATCATGGCTGCCCGCCCCGGGCATGCGGCGAATGTAGCTTTTGCCAAGAAAATCAAGGAGCAGATTAAGAAAGACAAAACGCGTAAAAGAGTCAAGGTTTATGACCCGAATATGCCGGCATTGTACGATACCGTGGAAATTATGAAAATCCTCCCGCATCGTCAACCGATGCTGATGGTCGATAAGATTTTGGAATTAACCGAGACCCATGTTGTCGGTTTAAAGAATGTCACGATGAACGAGGATCTGTTTATGGGACATTTTCCCGGCGCCCCGTTATTCCCCGGCGTATTGCAGGTGGAAGCCATGGCACAGACAGGCGGTATTCTGGTACTAAAGACTGTTCCGGATCCTGAGAACTGGCTGACGCTATTTCTTAAAATTGAGAATGCACGTTTTAAGGCGCAGGTGACTCCGGGAGATTCCGTGATCTTTAGGTGTGACCTGATGGAGCCTATTCGTCGAGGGATAGCGAAAATGAAGGGGGTTGCCATGGTGGGAGAGAAGATCGTCTGCGAGGCCGAACTTATGGCTCAAATCGTAAGAGTAAATAACAACTAA
- a CDS encoding 5-formyltetrahydrofolate cyclo-ligase, whose amino-acid sequence MKSKKDLRQEFKTKRCQLSEEEEHMLNQKLQMQFRGIDLSLIRYLHVFLPITKYHEPNTYPMIEYLKEAFPQMMLVVSRSNFEDCSMQHYILDQHTVFEINRWGIPEPVAGLEVAPSEIDFILVPLLAFDSNGHRVGYGKGFYDRFFALCRPDVQRVGLSFFDPVENIADENEHDVRLTKAITPERIYHFD is encoded by the coding sequence ATGAAATCAAAAAAAGACCTTAGACAGGAGTTTAAAACAAAACGGTGTCAGCTTTCGGAGGAAGAGGAACACATGCTGAACCAAAAATTACAGATGCAGTTTCGTGGAATAGATCTATCGTTGATCCGATACTTGCACGTGTTTTTGCCGATCACAAAATATCATGAACCCAATACCTATCCGATGATCGAGTACCTGAAAGAGGCTTTTCCCCAGATGATGCTGGTGGTGTCACGGTCCAATTTTGAGGATTGTTCGATGCAGCATTATATCCTTGATCAGCACACCGTTTTTGAAATCAATAGGTGGGGGATTCCCGAGCCCGTGGCGGGCCTTGAGGTGGCCCCTTCGGAGATTGATTTTATTTTGGTTCCTCTGCTCGCTTTTGATTCAAACGGACATCGAGTAGGATATGGGAAAGGATTTTACGACCGTTTTTTCGCATTGTGCAGACCAGATGTTCAACGCGTTGGACTATCTTTTTTTGATCCGGTTGAAAACATTGCTGATGAAAACGAACACGATGTAAGGCTGACAAAAGCCATTACACCGGAGCGCATTTATCACTTTGATTAG
- the tsaE gene encoding tRNA (adenosine(37)-N6)-threonylcarbamoyltransferase complex ATPase subunit type 1 TsaE: MEIIVNSTADLAVAAQSLLNSFPTTRIFLLYGPMGAGKTTFVKSLCEQLGVKDSTSSPTFSIVNEYASDAGPIYHFDFYRIKDEQEAFDFGYEEYFYSGAYCFVEWPEKIPNLLPEEAKEIHISILDTNTRNISIS, from the coding sequence ATGGAAATTATCGTAAACTCGACAGCAGATCTTGCTGTTGCAGCACAATCGCTTTTAAATAGTTTCCCTACGACTCGTATATTTCTATTATATGGGCCAATGGGAGCAGGGAAAACAACCTTTGTTAAGTCCTTGTGCGAACAGCTTGGTGTAAAAGATAGCACCTCAAGTCCGACATTTTCCATCGTGAATGAGTATGCGTCCGACGCTGGGCCGATCTATCATTTTGATTTTTACAGAATCAAGGACGAGCAGGAAGCGTTTGATTTCGGCTACGAGGAATATTTTTATTCAGGTGCTTATTGTTTTGTCGAATGGCCTGAGAAAATTCCGAATCTCCTTCCGGAAGAAGCGAAAGAAATACATATCAGCATTCTCGACACCAACACACGTAACATATCCATTTCTTAA
- a CDS encoding alpha/beta hydrolase, translating into MKRIIMILFSLISLTKAQDATNLYADSIPNTTDNPQALTEKNVPKIFAYIPEGPAIKNIAVLVIPGGGYSHIAMDHEGHAVAKELVKNGYAAYVLQYRLPSPNIMRDKSIGPLQDAQRAMQLIRTTHPEFKKVGVIGFSAGGHLASTLITKFKKDYISNPGHISLRPDFAGLIYPVISMENDVTHKGSRINLIGENPSEDMIKLFSSDLQVSSDVCPVFFVHAKDDTAVPIENSYRMMAALDKAHVANKLYTFKQGGHGFGLINKTSDKMWFDAFLSWLSQL; encoded by the coding sequence ATGAAAAGAATTATTATGATCTTATTTTCTTTGATCTCATTGACAAAGGCTCAGGATGCAACAAACCTATATGCAGATAGTATTCCTAACACAACGGATAATCCGCAGGCTCTTACCGAAAAAAATGTTCCCAAAATATTTGCCTATATACCGGAGGGCCCTGCAATAAAGAATATTGCTGTTCTCGTTATCCCTGGAGGTGGCTATTCGCATATCGCCATGGATCATGAAGGACATGCTGTGGCCAAAGAACTCGTGAAAAATGGGTATGCTGCATATGTGTTACAGTATAGACTGCCATCGCCGAATATTATGCGGGATAAGAGTATAGGGCCACTTCAGGACGCACAGCGTGCGATGCAGTTGATCAGAACCACGCATCCCGAGTTCAAAAAAGTGGGTGTGATCGGATTTTCTGCAGGTGGGCATCTGGCTTCTACTTTGATTACCAAGTTTAAAAAAGATTATATTTCTAACCCTGGTCACATTTCCCTCAGACCCGATTTCGCGGGACTGATTTATCCTGTGATCTCCATGGAGAATGATGTTACGCACAAGGGATCACGCATCAATCTGATTGGCGAAAATCCGTCGGAGGATATGATCAAGCTTTTTTCCTCCGACCTGCAGGTATCCTCCGATGTATGCCCGGTCTTCTTTGTGCACGCTAAAGATGATACTGCCGTTCCGATTGAGAATAGTTACCGGATGATGGCGGCACTTGACAAGGCGCATGTGGCCAACAAACTCTATACGTTTAAACAGGGCGGGCATGGATTCGGCCTGATCAACAAGACTTCGGATAAAATGTGGTTTGATGCCTTTTTATCCTGGCTTTCCCAATTGTAA